GACGGAATCATTACCAATTTCCTTGCCGCGATCCGTCCTCAGGAACCGAACCTCAGGCAGGTGAACTTAATGGATGTCCTGAATGAGGTCCTCGAGGTAGAGAGCGATCTTTTTGCTGAGCGGAAAGTCGACGTGGTCGTCGATCTCGACACCCTTCCCCCTCCAGTTCTGGGGGATCCTGACCAGCTCAAGCAAGTGTTCTTCAACGTGCTCAAAAACGCTGTCGAAGCGATGCCAGGCGGCGGCTCGATCCGCATCCGTTGGCGAAAAGATCCCAAACACACCGTTCTTCTCTTCGCAGACACGGGCGAGGGCATTGAGCCCGAGGATATTCCCAAAGTGTTCCAGCCTTACTTTACGACAAAGACCACTGGAAATGGTTTAGGCATGATGATCGTCCACCGAATTATGCGGGACCACCAAGGGACAATCGCAATCGACAGTCGTCCGGGCGAAGGAACGGTAGTCACGCTTCAGTTCCCAGCACTCGATCCAGAACGACCGCTTTTGGAAGATACGTGAATCCGTGGGAGGGTCCGGTAAGTCATGAGCCTGTCGAATGGCTCCGCCCGGACCGTCTGCTCGTCAATCGCTATACCGGTCTTAATTCGAAGAGCGTTCCCTTTTCAAACGGCGCGGACGGAGCAGAGTCCGTCCCTCCCGGCCTGAGCCTGTTGAACGGCGATGTCCGGGATTCCTGCTGGACAAATCAAAGACGCCGATCTGTGGCGCGCTTAGCCGAGTCAGGCCGGCGTCCCTCCAATGCCCCTTTTGTGGAGGGACATCGGCCTCGATGTCTGCCTTTCAGTCCTGACAAAAGAAAGACGCCAGCCGCTAACGAACTCAGCCGAGTCAGCGAAGCATCCAAAGCAATGCTCTGTAGGCGGCACTGACTCCAAGAGTATCCACTCTTTGACACGAAAGTGTCACGATGGAAGAGTTGCCCGATTACTCGATATGACATTTCCTTCGGAAGTGCTTCTCTTCCGAAATTCCTTCATCGCCCTCTTGCTGTCCATAACTCCGAGCTTCTCGGGCAGCGTCATCTTCCTCCATCCGGACGGCACAGGTCTAGGGCATTGGAACGCCATGCGGCTACTTACTGTCGGGCCCGATGGCATCACCCACTGGGACAGTCTTGAACGTCTTGCCGCTTACCGTCCACACCAGAAGAACTGGCTCTCCACAACCTCCCATGCCGGAGCGACGGTCCACGCCTACGGAAAGAAGGTGCACCACAACTCTTTCGGCATGGATAGGGATCAGCCGATCCTCTCTGCATCGGGCAGCCCGCTCACGATTCTTCAAGAAGCTCAAAGCCGTGGGGTCCGCACGGGAATTGTAAACTCCGGGCACATTGCCGAGCCGGGAACCGCAGTCTTCGTCGCCAGTTCGGAATCGAGGAAGAACACTCTGGAAATTGCGGCCTCCGTGATGGAGAGCGGAACCGATGTGATTTTTGCTGGTGGGGAGCTTCAATTGATTCCAGAAAGCGAGGTCGGTCACTTTGGACTCAACGGGTTGCGGACCGACGGAAGAAACCTCCTGAAGGAAGCAGAGGAACGAGGTTACAAAGTCATTTTTACCCGGGAGGAGTTACTGGCTCTCGGACCGGAAACCAAAAAGGTCATCGGCATCTTTGCGCCCGGAGATACCTACAACTTTGGAAAAGAAGAAGTGATCCAAAAGATGGGTGTGCCGTTATACCGGCCGGACGCCCCGACAATCGCCGAAATGACCGCCGCCGCGCTCCGGGTTCTCGGCGAAGATCCTTCAAAAGAGTTTTTCCTCATCTCAGAAGAGGAGGGAACCGACAACTTCAGCAACTGTAACAATGCTGCAGGAATGTTGGAAGCAGCTGCCCGTGCCGACGAAGCGATCGGAGTCGCTCTGACCTACCTCTCAAACCATCCGGATCGCGACACTCTCCTTCTAGTCGCGTCCGACAGCGATGCCGGCCATCCGACCGTCTTTGCAATGAGGGACGTCGACCTCGATACTCCCCTCCCGGAACGGGATGACAATGGGGCTCCAATCCATGGTCCCGACGGTCTTGGGGGTGCTCCCTTCGTTTCACTTCCCGATTCTTTCGGCAATCGCCATTCATTCGGAATTGCATGGGCAACGTACTATGATTTTCCCGGTAGCGTCGTCGCGAAGGCCAGTGGATACAAAAGCGAAGACCTTGGTAGCGATATCGACAATACGGGCATCTATCAGCTGATCCGAGAAGCACTCTTTGGATCGGATCCACTCAATTCTGGAGAGTAAAAGGCACTTCGATTAACCTCCTTTGGCACGTGATCGCGGCACCGCCGGAATCCGGTTAAAGGTGCGTAGAGGTTTGCAGGCCAGCGGCCCTCGGGCCCCAAGGGCAACCCGTCTCCGAGCATAACCGGTTTGTCATTGGTTTGTAAGACCGAGGGTATCTTTCGAGGGGAGGGTCCGGTAGGTCATGAGCCTGTCGAATGGCTCCGTCCGTACCGGGCAGCAAGGTATTTTCATTTAGCCTTGTCAGGCTTCATGAAAACACATTTCAGATCGAAAATTTGAAATTTGAAATTGTCTGGTGGCTATGAACCACTTCGAAATCTAAATAAAGATACCGTGGACCGGGCAGACGGTTCAAAGACCTTGCTCGTAATCTGACTAAGAGACGGTTTAGCTTTCGATCCACGCAGACCACGAACACGTAGTCCCTCCACACCTATCTTTGCCGGTAAGTTGACCCATAAATCACACTTCTTTCGGAAGCGTCCGAAGACTGGTTTTCTTCCCATTGGGGATGTTCCCGATGCCCGCCGATCTCACCTCTTCCATCCAGAGCTTGTCCCTGTAACCACGGAGCCACAGTTTCCTTGGAGGGGTTTCGACTGCGAAGACGCTGCCTGTGCGTGGCACCTCGCCAGTCTCAGCCACAATGTCTATCACAACGAAGACCGTGCGGAGGCTTCAGCAGCGGCTATTGGCTGGAAGCTGGAGACGCGAGTCGAGCATGATGGTGTCCGGGCCGACCTATTGCAACGCGATGACGACATTCTTCTCTGTTGCTGCGGCACCCGTCCGGATGAGATTCGCAATCTTCGTCACGACGTCGATGCAGGTCTCGTCAATCACCCTAAGGGAGGGAAAATGCACCGTGGCTTTGCCGCGGCTTGGCAGACTCTTCGCAATGAGCTTCTCCGGCTGCCGCCCCCTACCCTGTCCACCGGTCACAGTCTCGGGGGAGCACTCGCAATTCTCGCCGCTTCCGAGTTTCCAATCAACGGCACGATTGTCTTAGGATGTCCGAGAGTCGGCGACTCTCGATTTGCTCAGTCTATCGACGAGGGCACCGTGATGCGCTACCAAGTAACTGCCGACGTCGTCTGCCATTTACCACCGAAACGCCTCGGATTCGAAGATGTTGGCCGCTTGGCATTTATTGCCGAGGGCCAGCGAAAATTCGAAGTCCCTTACCAGGAGAGAGCCCGATTCAGAAAGCAGGCACAGCTCCAGTTTGCAAAACGTTTGCCGTGGCTAAACCCTTCGGCCCTTTGGTTCCGGGAGCTCGCCGACCATGCGATTCATGGGTATTGCTACCATCTCGCAACCATCATCGAACAAGAAACATAGCTCGTGAATATTGAATACGAATGTGAGGTGACCTGCCCGAGTTGCTTCGAGAGCTTTTCCGTCACCAGTCCAGCTCCCAATGAACTACCGGCTGTGTGGGATTACGACTGCGAGGTGTGCTGCCGCCCGATGGAGATCCACTTCTCTCTCGAAGACTCGGAGATCATCGCAAGAGCCGAGTCGATTGATGGGATGGAGTGAAGCGAAGACGACCTACAAGAAATACAGAGGCTTCTTCGGACCGAATCCAATTTAATCCTCGGGGTAAGTGCATCAACTCTCCGGGAGGGACCACCTTCCTCCTTCGCTCTTCGAGCTTCGGCGGACACGCCGCGTGGTCCGCGCGTCGGAGTGG
This region of Verrucomicrobiota bacterium genomic DNA includes:
- a CDS encoding alkaline phosphatase is translated as MTFPSEVLLFRNSFIALLLSITPSFSGSVIFLHPDGTGLGHWNAMRLLTVGPDGITHWDSLERLAAYRPHQKNWLSTTSHAGATVHAYGKKVHHNSFGMDRDQPILSASGSPLTILQEAQSRGVRTGIVNSGHIAEPGTAVFVASSESRKNTLEIAASVMESGTDVIFAGGELQLIPESEVGHFGLNGLRTDGRNLLKEAEERGYKVIFTREELLALGPETKKVIGIFAPGDTYNFGKEEVIQKMGVPLYRPDAPTIAEMTAAALRVLGEDPSKEFFLISEEEGTDNFSNCNNAAGMLEAAARADEAIGVALTYLSNHPDRDTLLLVASDSDAGHPTVFAMRDVDLDTPLPERDDNGAPIHGPDGLGGAPFVSLPDSFGNRHSFGIAWATYYDFPGSVVAKASGYKSEDLGSDIDNTGIYQLIREALFGSDPLNSGE
- a CDS encoding CPXCG motif-containing cysteine-rich protein; this encodes MNIEYECEVTCPSCFESFSVTSPAPNELPAVWDYDCEVCCRPMEIHFSLEDSEIIARAESIDGME